Proteins co-encoded in one Kribbella qitaiheensis genomic window:
- a CDS encoding CHAD domain-containing protein: protein MVETQEKLTPDSPVSALVAAALVKGTDRLQRAIVMVENSEDDAIHQVRVSCRRLRSDLKLFRKLLAGNWAKDLRLDLSWLAVSCGEARDLEVIAALVRDHATTEDDPDHLAAILTTLTVDLERAAARSAEVVTSDRTRLLVDDLKTVAVAPDLRPKASQPCAEILPQLLDVARSAFNEAAEQLKPWTPDDDWHETRLLAKRVRYAADTSASVLGDEAKEIAIQAARYQELLGQHQDHCAAADALNLLAKDAAGQADASLSFSLGRLIERHRAARKPLREEFLTLYHRP from the coding sequence ATGGTGGAGACCCAGGAGAAGCTGACGCCCGATTCGCCGGTGAGTGCGCTGGTCGCCGCCGCCCTGGTGAAGGGCACGGATCGGCTCCAGCGGGCGATTGTGATGGTGGAGAACTCCGAGGACGACGCGATCCATCAGGTGCGGGTTTCCTGCCGACGGCTGCGCAGCGACCTGAAACTGTTCCGCAAGCTTCTCGCCGGCAACTGGGCCAAGGACCTACGGCTGGACCTTTCCTGGCTCGCCGTCAGTTGCGGTGAGGCTCGCGACCTCGAGGTGATCGCCGCACTGGTCCGCGACCACGCGACCACCGAGGACGATCCCGACCATCTGGCGGCGATCCTGACGACCCTGACCGTCGACCTGGAGCGGGCTGCCGCGCGATCGGCCGAGGTCGTCACGAGCGACCGGACCCGCTTGCTGGTGGACGATCTGAAGACTGTCGCGGTCGCACCAGACCTGCGCCCCAAAGCCTCCCAGCCCTGTGCGGAGATTCTCCCGCAGCTACTGGACGTCGCCCGGAGTGCGTTCAACGAGGCGGCTGAGCAGTTGAAGCCGTGGACTCCCGACGACGACTGGCACGAGACGAGGTTGCTGGCAAAGCGAGTCCGGTACGCCGCGGACACCTCCGCCTCGGTGCTCGGTGACGAAGCGAAGGAGATCGCGATCCAGGCCGCGAGGTACCAGGAGTTGCTGGGCCAGCACCAGGATCACTGCGCGGCAGCGGATGCGCTCAACCTGCTGGCGAAGGACGCCGCCGGACAGGCTGATGCGAGCCTGTCGTTCTCGCTCGGCCGGCTGATCGAGCGCCATCGAGCGGCCCGCAAGCCGCTTCGCGAGGAGTTCCTGACCCTCTACCACCGGCCCTGA
- a CDS encoding HAD-IIA family hydrolase, which yields MTRTQEAPPPLSACDEPLSSRYDVALLDLDGVVYVGPDPVPDAPDHLRKVAKDGMRIGYVTNNASRPASAVAEHLASFGLDVIAEDVVTSAQAAAKLIASEFPKGSPVLVVGGEGLYAALEEYGLKPVRSSDADPVAVVQGFHPDVNWVMLADGAHAINEGARWYATNLDLTIPTAGGKAPGNGTLVQAVRAAVEVDPIVAGKPEPPLLETSIERLEAKRPLMIGDRLDSDIAGAHAVGIASLWVATGVNDARDLAVAPKDQRPTYIAAGLGALAEKQAGVTVDGTKHTSAGWTAEVVDSAVTVTGEGAPYDGLRAILSAVWAAADGTPKSEPKPAAKGGSRARRPLPKPAPAAASISIDAALRKVGLAK from the coding sequence GTGACTCGAACACAGGAAGCGCCACCGCCGCTGTCCGCATGTGACGAACCGCTCTCCAGCCGGTACGACGTGGCGCTGCTGGACCTCGACGGCGTCGTGTATGTCGGGCCGGATCCGGTCCCGGACGCGCCCGATCACCTGCGCAAGGTGGCCAAGGACGGGATGCGGATCGGGTACGTCACCAACAACGCCAGCCGGCCCGCTTCGGCGGTCGCCGAGCACCTCGCGTCGTTCGGGCTGGACGTGATCGCGGAGGACGTGGTCACCTCGGCGCAGGCCGCGGCCAAGCTGATCGCGAGTGAGTTCCCCAAGGGATCGCCGGTGCTGGTCGTCGGTGGTGAAGGGCTGTACGCCGCGCTGGAGGAGTACGGGCTGAAGCCGGTTCGCAGCAGCGACGCGGATCCGGTCGCGGTCGTCCAGGGCTTCCACCCGGATGTGAACTGGGTGATGCTCGCGGACGGCGCGCACGCGATCAACGAAGGCGCTCGCTGGTATGCGACCAACCTCGACCTGACCATCCCGACGGCCGGCGGCAAGGCGCCCGGGAACGGGACGCTGGTGCAAGCGGTCCGCGCTGCCGTCGAGGTCGACCCGATCGTCGCGGGCAAGCCCGAACCGCCGCTGCTGGAGACGAGCATCGAACGGCTCGAAGCCAAGCGGCCGTTGATGATCGGCGACCGGCTCGACTCCGACATCGCCGGCGCGCACGCCGTCGGCATCGCCAGCTTGTGGGTTGCCACCGGCGTGAACGACGCCCGTGACCTCGCTGTGGCGCCGAAGGACCAGCGGCCGACGTACATCGCTGCTGGATTGGGCGCGCTGGCTGAGAAGCAGGCAGGCGTGACGGTCGACGGGACCAAGCACACCAGCGCGGGCTGGACGGCCGAGGTAGTCGACAGCGCGGTCACGGTGACTGGCGAGGGAGCGCCGTACGACGGGTTGCGGGCGATCTTGTCGGCAGTGTGGGCCGCGGCGGACGGTACGCCGAAGAGCGAGCCGAAGCCGGCCGCGAAAGGTGGTTCGCGGGCGCGGAGGCCGTTGCCGAAACCGGCGCCGGCAGCGGCGTCCATCAGCATCGACGCGGCACTGCGGAAGGTCGGGCTGGCGAAATAG
- a CDS encoding DUF1015 family protein has protein sequence MSEATGSVLRLDPLRAWRFVAGKVSALGAVTSPPYDVLEPALVRRLNDSDLHNMVRLILPRDPDLGSGRYDEPARRLVGWQRDGIVIQDRRPALYVYEQQFGGATLCGLVGSLGLDPARQVVLPHENVMQHWVDDRFELMEATDADLEPILLAYGGGGTASDAVDEARAGVPWLVADTEDGAHHRIWRIEDPEKLAAIAAELANREALIADGHHRYAAYLERSRRSPQRAGTDTGLAMLVDNERHPLTLDPIHRVVPGLTLDVVKARTPDGWEVLPGRVEGVPDRIAVFDGTSWVTVRSTQGQVTPTVSLLHEELLPAWGIAVDDISFHHALSDATALAGPTQAAVELVAPRMDQVLRSALRGAVLPQKATSFGPKPRVGLLFRMLT, from the coding sequence ATGTCAGAAGCCACCGGAAGCGTGCTGCGGCTGGATCCTCTGCGCGCCTGGCGGTTCGTCGCCGGCAAGGTGAGCGCTCTCGGCGCGGTGACGTCGCCGCCGTACGACGTCCTGGAACCCGCCCTGGTACGGCGGCTGAATGATTCTGATCTGCACAACATGGTGAGGCTCATCCTTCCACGCGATCCCGACCTCGGCAGCGGCCGGTACGACGAGCCCGCCCGCCGGCTGGTCGGCTGGCAGCGCGACGGCATCGTGATCCAGGACCGCAGGCCCGCCCTCTACGTGTACGAACAGCAGTTCGGCGGCGCCACCCTGTGCGGTCTGGTCGGCTCGCTCGGCCTCGATCCGGCCCGCCAGGTCGTCCTGCCACACGAGAACGTGATGCAGCACTGGGTCGACGACCGGTTCGAGCTGATGGAGGCGACAGACGCCGATCTGGAGCCCATCCTGCTCGCGTACGGCGGTGGCGGTACGGCGAGTGACGCGGTCGACGAAGCCCGGGCCGGGGTGCCGTGGCTGGTCGCGGACACCGAGGACGGCGCGCACCACCGGATCTGGCGGATCGAGGACCCGGAGAAGCTGGCCGCGATCGCGGCCGAACTCGCCAACCGCGAGGCCCTGATCGCCGACGGCCACCACCGCTACGCGGCGTACCTGGAACGCTCCCGCCGCTCACCGCAGCGCGCCGGTACCGACACCGGCCTCGCCATGCTGGTCGACAACGAGCGGCACCCGCTCACGCTGGACCCGATCCACCGCGTCGTCCCAGGCCTGACCCTCGACGTGGTCAAGGCCCGTACGCCCGACGGCTGGGAGGTGCTGCCCGGCCGGGTGGAGGGCGTCCCCGACCGGATCGCGGTCTTCGACGGCACTTCGTGGGTGACAGTGCGCTCGACCCAGGGCCAGGTGACGCCGACGGTCTCCCTGCTGCACGAGGAGCTGCTGCCCGCCTGGGGGATCGCTGTGGACGACATCAGCTTCCACCACGCCCTCAGCGACGCTACTGCCCTCGCAGGGCCCACACAGGCCGCTGTGGAGCTCGTAGCGCCCCGGATGGACCAGGTACTGCGCTCAGCTCTGCGCGGCGCCGTACTGCCTCAGAAGGCGACGTCGTTCGGCCCGAAGCCCCGGGTCGGACTGCTCTTCCGCATGCTGACCTGA